One window from the genome of Eucalyptus grandis isolate ANBG69807.140 chromosome 7, ASM1654582v1, whole genome shotgun sequence encodes:
- the LOC104453859 gene encoding protein PHYLLO, chloroplastic isoform X5 encodes MGPPLTLSQAAASLPRPSTLYCPSVPSLSPSLSTSSPLLCTTSFDSPRPALRVRRMRNAEVAEAVRFDGPVIHVDALSAIEDDELVVENCITRTLPPALTLERGLQSIKEAVEKLKLDPPLPASGFFRFSVMVPPSAKALCWFCVQPESSKVFPLFFMSEEEEPTYKSLYLNETRGTFGIGAAAYFRYSSSEATGESTQIKRYLSNDSALIKAYGFLDVNFNAELSSMEHEAGSFYFFIPQIELDECEDVSILSATLAWSGPSSCPFEEALVSFESSSQQVISYIQNTGEKFPVARIQSTLGKLNVVENPLTSMVQRYVTSPDAINVLSDPMDLEVASYSSQFTVRLSPKITVSNNMLSQATERSYSVRDLANINSVWASLIIEECFRLGLTYFCIAPGSRSSPLAIAAASHPLATCIACFDERSLAFHAIGYARGSRRPAIVITTSGTAVSNLLPAVVEASQDFMPLLLLTADRPPELQDVGANQSVNQVNHFGSFVRYFFSLPVPSDHIPARMVLTTLDSAVHWATSAPRGPVHLNCPFREPLDGRPEKWMLSCLNGLDFWMANVEPFTKYIQVQHYHSNTDAACRMEEISKSIQASDRGLLLLGAIHSEDDIWAVLLLAKHLCWPVVADILSGLRLRRLSSVENILFLDHLDHALVSNSFKNWMQVDAVIQIGSKITSKRVSQMLENSPPRLYIMVDEHPCRHDPSHMMTHRIQSSIVGFVDVLLRGHFLYKSSTWSDYLQALNNMVARELSFQIDAEHSLTEPQVARVISKTLSPAKALFVGNSMVIRDMDMYGQSRTNFTDKVTSTLLNSRLQYQLIQIAGNRGASGIDGLLSTAVGFALGSNKQVVCLIGDVSFLHDTNGLAILSQRRTSRKPMTIIAINNHGGAIFSLLPIAKNADPQVLDKYFYTSHNVSIRELCLAHGVKHVLVHAKKEFQDALNKSNYERMDCVIEVQSDIEANAVTHSSLRSFASQAANGALRILMKIPAPGTVSLSPQFLVCEILRVEFSMYRIPLVAPPTSADPDCDCATSYREGFLLHLYLEDNIVGLGEIAPLEIHEENLQDVEEQLRFLIHVMKGAKINYMLPTLHGSYSSWIRSELGIMPSSIFPSVRCGLEMAILNAIAGKQDSNLSSILSCHTNRDVVSEKSQGVKICALLNPHGTPEEVAQVASMLVQEGFTAIKLKVARQADPIQDALIIQEVRKKVGYKIQLRADANRKWTYEEAIRFSSSVKNCDLQYIEEPVQDEHDIVKFCEESGLSVALDETIDNCRHDPLKMLANHVHPGIVAVVLKPSVLGGFETSAMVARWAQHQEKMAVVSSTFESGVGLSAYILFSHYIDLHQAKLFKTRSHKVDPPIAHGLGTYQWLKDDVTTDPLKISHHPNSECVEANIADASRLLQNFQVNHKVMVRKSTDEEVRRYNLMVKLKGNQYSINAIEVGHETQDNVLVFLHGFLGTCEEWIPIMKAISGTARCISIDLPGHGNSVGQSHATEEAAETPRLSIEIIADVLHNVLQQITSKKIILIGYSMGARISLYMTLKFTDKIKGATIISGSPGLKNASERKVRRAKDDNRAQILVTYGLPVFLDSWYEGELWKSLRSHPHFQKIVSSRLRHNDVHGLAKALSDLSIGRQP; translated from the exons ATGGGTCCTCCTCTGACGCTGTCGCAAGCGGCCGCCTCCCTTCCCCGGCCGTCGACCCTCTATTGCCCCTCCGTCCCCTCTCTCTCGCCCTCCCTCTCCACCTCCTCGCCGCTTCTCTGCACGACTTCGTTCGACTCTCCTCGCCCCGCTCTTCGCGTCCGTCGGATGCGGAATGCAGAG GTGGCCGAGGCGGTGAGATTCGACGGTCCTGTTATTCATGTCGATGCGTTATCTGCTATCGAGGACGATGAGTTGGTGGTGGAGAATTGCATTACGCGAACTCTGCCCCCTGCATTGACCCTCGAACGCGGCCTCCAGAGTATTAAAGAAGCCGTGGAGAAGCTGAAGTTGGATCCTCCTCTTCCTGCTAGCGGATTTTTCAGATTCTCG GTTATGGTACCCCCTAGTGCGAAAGCTCTATGTTGGTTTTGCGTTCAACCTGAGTCATCCAAGgtctttcctctgttttttatGTCCGAAGAGGAAGAGCCAACCTATAAATCATTGTACTTGAATGAGACCAGGGGAACTTTTGGAATTGGGGCAGCTGCTTATTTCAGGTACTCTTCTTCAGAAGCCACTGGAGAATCCACTCAGATCAAAAG ATATTTATCGAATGATTCGGCACTGATAAAGGCTTATGGTTTTCTGGATGTTAATTTCAACGCAGAGTTGTCTTCCATGGAACATGAGGCAGGCTCATTTTACTTTTTCATTCCTCAG ATCGAGCTGGATGAATGTGAGGATGTTTCTATTTTGTCAGCAACACTGGCCTGGAGTGGGCCTTCCTCCTGTCCATTTGAGGAGGCTCTTGTTTCGTTCGAGTCATCTTCACAGCAG GTGATTTCATATATTCAGAATACTGGAGAGAAATTCCCTGTTGCTCGTATACAATCTACTCTTGGAAAGCTCAATGTGGTGGAGAATCCTTTAACCTCGATG GTCCAGAGATATGTGACATCACCAGATGCAATCAATGTTTTATCTGACCCGATGGATCTG GAAGTGGCTTCATATTCCTCTCAGTTTACTGTCAGGCTTTCACCAAAGATTACTGTATCGAATAATATG CTGTCACAAGCAACCGAAAGAAGTTACTCAGTGCGGGATCTTGCCAACATTAATTCAGTTTGGGCTTCACTAATCATTGAGGAATGCTTCCGACTTGGCTTGACG TACTTTTGTATAGCTCCGGGATCAAGATCATCTCCACTTGCTATTGCTGCAGCGAGTCATCCTTTGGCTACGTGTATTGCTTGCTTTGATGAGCGTTCACTGGCATTTCATGCTATTGGTTATGCAAGAGGATCTCGGAGACCAGCCATTGTAATAACGACATCAGGCACTGCAGTATCAAATCTTCTTCCTGCG GTTGTTGAGGCCAGCCAAGATTTTATGCCTCTTCTATTACTCACTGCTGACCGTCCTCCGGAGCTGCAGGATGTTGGAGCAAACCAATCAGTCAATCAG GTAAAccattttggttcttttgtgAGGTACTTCTTCAGTCTTCCTGTGCCAAGCGATCATATTCCTGCACGAATGGTACTTACAACACTTGATTCTGCTGTGCATTGGGCGACCTCTGCGCCTCGTGGCCCTGTTCATCTTAACTGTCCTTTTCGGGAACCTCTAGATGGAAGACCAGAGAAGTGGATGCTTAGCTGTTTGAATGGGTTAGATTTTTGGATGGCCAATGTTGAACCATTTACTAAGTATATCCAAGTGCAACATTACCACTCAAACACTGATGCTGCGTGTCGAATGGAAGAGATTTCAAAGTCAATTCAAGCTTCAGACAGAGGGCTTCTATTACTTGGTGCAATCCACTCAGAGGATGACATATGGGCAGTTCTTCTCTTGGCTAAGCACCTTTGTTGGCCTGTTGTAGCCGACATATTATCTGGTTTAAGATTAAGAAGGCTTTCATCTGTGGAGAACATTTTGTTTCTGGATCATCTTGATCATGCTCTGGTCTCAAATTCCTTCAAAAATTGGATGCAGGTTGATGCGGTAATTCAG ATTGGAAGTAAAATTACAAGCAAAAGAGTTTCTCAAATGCTAGAGAATTCCCCCCCACGTTTGTATATCATGGTTGATGAGCATCCATGTCGCCATGACCCATCACACATGATGACGCACAGGATCCAGAGTTCCATTGTTGGATTTGTTGATGTCCTTCTCAGAGGTCACTTTTTATACAAAAGCAGTACATGGAGTGACTATCTACAAGCTCTGAATAATATG GTTGCACGGGAGttatcttttcaaattgatGCTGAACACTCTTTAACTGAACCTCAAGTTGCTCGTGTGATTTCAAAAACACTCTCACCTGCGAAAGCTCTATTTGTTGGAAACAGCATGGTAATTCGGGATATGGACATGTATGGACAGAGTCGGACAAATTTTACTGATAAAGTCACTTCGACATTGCTCAATTCAAGACTGCAGTATCAGCTGATACAGATAGCTGGAAATAGAGGAGCTAGTGGCATTGATGGTTTACTTAGCACAGCCGTTGGCTTTGCTCTTGGTAGCAACAAACAA GTAGTTTGTCTAATCGGTGATGTCTCTTTCCTTCATGATACAAATGGCTTGGCAATTTTGAGCCAAAG AAGGACATCAAGAAAACCGATGACAATTATTGCCATAAACAATCACGGTGGTGCAATTTTCAGTCTCCTTCCTATTGCAAAAAATGCCGATCCTCAAGTGCTGGATAAGTATTTCTACACTTCCCATAACGTCTCAATTAGGGAGCTGTGCCTTGCTCATGG CGTGAAGCATGTCCTGGTGCATGCGAAGAAAGAATTTCAAGATGCTCTAAACAAATCTAACTATGAAAGAATGGATTGTGTCATTGAAGTCCAAAGCGACATTGAAGCAAATGCAGTTACTCACAG TTCTTTGAGAAGTTTTGCTTCACAAGCAGCAAATGGTGCTTTACGTATCCTTATGAAGATTCCTGCACCAGGCACTGTTTCACTTTCACCTCAGTTCCTGGTTTGTGAAATTCTCAGGGTGGAATTCTCCATGTACAG AATTCCGCTAGTGGCACCACCCACTTCAGCTGATCCTGATTGTGATTGTGCAACTTCATACAGAGAGGGCTTTCTGTTGCATTTGTATCTTGAAGATAATATTGTTGGGCTTGGCGAG ATTGCGCCCCTTGAAATTCATGAAGAAAACCTGCAAGATGTAGAAGAGCAGCTTCGGTTTCTCATCCATGTGATGAAAGGAGCTAAGATTAATTATATGCTTCCTACACTTCATGGGTCATATTCTTCTTGGATAAGGAGCGAATTGGGAATTATG CCAAGTTCAATCTTTCCAAGTGTCAGATGTGGTCTGGAAATGGCTATCCTCAATGCCATTGCAGGAAAACAAGATTCTAATTTGTCAAGCATACTTAGTTGCCATACCAATAGAGATGTAGTATCTGAGAAGTCACAGGGTGTCAAGATATGTGCTTTACTTAATCCACATGGGACTCCTGAAGAGGTGGCTCAAGTTGCTAGTATGCTTGTCCAGGAGGGATTTACAGCAATAAAGTTGAAA GTAGCACGCCAGGCAGATCCAATTCAAGATGCTCTTATTATACAGGAAGTGAGAAAGAAGGTTGGGTACAAGATTCAACTCCGTGCAGATGCCAATAGGAAGTGGACTTATGAAGAAGCAATCCGATTTTCCTCTTCTGTTAAAAACTGTGATTTGCAGTATATTGAG GAACCTGTCCAAGATGAACATGATATTGTAAAGTTCTGCGAAGAGAGTGGATTATCTGTTGCTCTGGATGAGACTATTGATAACTGTCGACATGACCCTCTCAAAATGCTTGCAAATCATGTTCACCCAGGAATAGTTGCTGTT GTCCTTAAACCAAGTGTGCTTGGTGGATTTGAAACCTCAGCTATGGTTGCTCGGTGGGCTCAGCATCAGGAGAAGATGGCCGTCGTAAGCTCTACATTCGAAAGTGGTGTGGGTTTATCGGCGTACATTTTGTTTTCCCATTATATTgatctacatcaagcaaagttATTCAAAACAAGGAGCCACAAAGTTGATCCACCCATAGCACATGGTCTTGGGACTTATCAGTGGCTCAAAGATGATGTGACAACTGATCCTCTGAAGATTTCTCATCATCCGAATAGTGAGTGTGTAGAAGCAAATATAGCTGATGCTAGTAGACTGCTTCAGAATTTTCAGGTCAATCACAAGGTCATGGTTAGAAAATCTACTGATGAGGAAGTCCGTAGATACAACTTGATGGTGAAATTGAAGGGCAATCAGTATTCAATCAATGCGATCGAAGTTGGGCATGAAACT CAGGACAATGTACTTGTGTTCCTTCACGGTTTTCTAGGAACTTGTGAAGAATGGATACCAATAATGAAGGCCATTTCAGGAACAGCGAGATGCATTTCTATTGACCTTCCTGGCCACGGGAATTCAGTTGGCCAATCACATGCGACTGAAGAAGCAGCTGAGACACCAAGACTGTCTATTGAGATTATTGCAGATGTGTTACACAACGTACTACAACAGATAACTTCTAAGaagattattcttattggataTTCGATGGGAGCAAGGATATCATTGTATATGACCTTAAAATTTACTGACAAG ATTAAAGGAGCCACGATTATATCCGGAAGCCCTGGGTTGAAGAATGCCAGTGAAAGAAAAGTTCGCCGTGCTAAAGATGACAACAGAGCGCAAATTCTTGTTACATATGGCTTACCAGTCTTTCTTGATTCTTGGTATGAAGGAGAGCTGTGGAAGAG CTTAAGGAGCCATCCACATTTTCAGAAGATAGTTTCGAGCCGCTTACGGCACAATGATGTACATGGTCTTGCAAAAGCTCTATCCGATTTGAGCATTGGGAGGCAACCGTGA
- the LOC104453859 gene encoding protein PHYLLO, chloroplastic isoform X1, which produces MGPPLTLSQAAASLPRPSTLYCPSVPSLSPSLSTSSPLLCTTSFDSPRPALRVRRMRNAEVAEAVRFDGPVIHVDALSAIEDDELVVENCITRTLPPALTLERGLQSIKEAVEKLKLDPPLPASGFFRFSVMVPPSAKALCWFCVQPESSKVFPLFFMSEEEEPTYKSLYLNETRGTFGIGAAAYFRYSSSEATGESTQIKRYLSNDSALIKAYGFLDVNFNAELSSMEHEAGSFYFFIPQIELDECEDVSILSATLAWSGPSSCPFEEALVSFESSSQQVISYIQNTGEKFPVARIQSTLGKLNVVENPLTSMVQRYVTSPDAINVLSDPMDLEVASYSSQFTVRLSPKITVSNNMLSQATERSYSVRDLANINSVWASLIIEECFRLGLTYFCIAPGSRSSPLAIAAASHPLATCIACFDERSLAFHAIGYARGSRRPAIVITTSGTAVSNLLPAVVEASQDFMPLLLLTADRPPELQDVGANQSVNQVNHFGSFVRYFFSLPVPSDHIPARMVLTTLDSAVHWATSAPRGPVHLNCPFREPLDGRPEKWMLSCLNGLDFWMANVEPFTKYIQVQHYHSNTDAACRMEEISKSIQASDRGLLLLGAIHSEDDIWAVLLLAKHLCWPVVADILSGLRLRRLSSVENILFLDHLDHALVSNSFKNWMQVDAVIQIGSKITSKRVSQMLENSPPRLYIMVDEHPCRHDPSHMMTHRIQSSIVGFVDVLLRGHFLYKSSTWSDYLQALNNMVARELSFQIDAEHSLTEPQVARVISKTLSPAKALFVGNSMVIRDMDMYGQSRTNFTDKVTSTLLNSRLQYQLIQIAGNRGASGIDGLLSTAVGFALGSNKQVVCLIGDVSFLHDTNGLAILSQRRTSRKPMTIIAINNHGGAIFSLLPIAKNADPQVLDKYFYTSHNVSIRELCLAHGVKHVLVHAKKEFQDALNKSNYERMDCVIEVQSDIEANAVTHSSLRSFASQAANGALRILMKIPAPGTVSLSPQFLVCEILRVEFSMYRIPLVAPPTSADPDCDCATSYREGFLLHLYLEDNIVGLGEIAPLEIHEENLQDVEEQLRFLIHVMKGAKINYMLPTLHGSYSSWIRSELGIMPSSIFPSVRCGLEMAILNAIAGKQDSNLSSILSCHTNRDVVSEKSQGVKICALLNPHGTPEEVAQVASMLVQEGFTAIKLKVARQADPIQDALIIQEVRKKVGYKIQLRADANRKWTYEEAIRFSSSVKNCDLQYIEEPVQDEHDIVKFCEESGLSVALDETIDNCRHDPLKMLANHVHPGIVAVVLKPSVLGGFETSAMVARWAQHQEKMAVVSSTFESGVGLSAYILFSHYIDLHQAKLFKTRSHKVDPPIAHGLGTYQWLKDDVTTDPLKISHHPNSECVEANIADASRLLQNFQVNHKVMVRKSTDEEVRRYNLMVKLKGNQYSINAIEVGHETQDNVLVFLHGFLGTCEEWIPIMKAISGTARCISIDLPGHGNSVGQSHATEEAAETPRLSIEIIADVLHNVLQQITSKKIILIGYSMGARISLYMTLKFTDKIKGATIISGSPGLKNASERKVRRAKDDNRAQILVTYGLPVFLDSWYEGELWKSLRSHPHFQKIVSSRLRHNDVHGLAKALSDLSIGRQPSLWEDLKHSETPLLLVVGESDAKFKAIARKMFDEFGCNREVWDGSGSPDSSCEIFEVPGSGHAAHLENPLAVARALRKFLTRVNKEFID; this is translated from the exons ATGGGTCCTCCTCTGACGCTGTCGCAAGCGGCCGCCTCCCTTCCCCGGCCGTCGACCCTCTATTGCCCCTCCGTCCCCTCTCTCTCGCCCTCCCTCTCCACCTCCTCGCCGCTTCTCTGCACGACTTCGTTCGACTCTCCTCGCCCCGCTCTTCGCGTCCGTCGGATGCGGAATGCAGAG GTGGCCGAGGCGGTGAGATTCGACGGTCCTGTTATTCATGTCGATGCGTTATCTGCTATCGAGGACGATGAGTTGGTGGTGGAGAATTGCATTACGCGAACTCTGCCCCCTGCATTGACCCTCGAACGCGGCCTCCAGAGTATTAAAGAAGCCGTGGAGAAGCTGAAGTTGGATCCTCCTCTTCCTGCTAGCGGATTTTTCAGATTCTCG GTTATGGTACCCCCTAGTGCGAAAGCTCTATGTTGGTTTTGCGTTCAACCTGAGTCATCCAAGgtctttcctctgttttttatGTCCGAAGAGGAAGAGCCAACCTATAAATCATTGTACTTGAATGAGACCAGGGGAACTTTTGGAATTGGGGCAGCTGCTTATTTCAGGTACTCTTCTTCAGAAGCCACTGGAGAATCCACTCAGATCAAAAG ATATTTATCGAATGATTCGGCACTGATAAAGGCTTATGGTTTTCTGGATGTTAATTTCAACGCAGAGTTGTCTTCCATGGAACATGAGGCAGGCTCATTTTACTTTTTCATTCCTCAG ATCGAGCTGGATGAATGTGAGGATGTTTCTATTTTGTCAGCAACACTGGCCTGGAGTGGGCCTTCCTCCTGTCCATTTGAGGAGGCTCTTGTTTCGTTCGAGTCATCTTCACAGCAG GTGATTTCATATATTCAGAATACTGGAGAGAAATTCCCTGTTGCTCGTATACAATCTACTCTTGGAAAGCTCAATGTGGTGGAGAATCCTTTAACCTCGATG GTCCAGAGATATGTGACATCACCAGATGCAATCAATGTTTTATCTGACCCGATGGATCTG GAAGTGGCTTCATATTCCTCTCAGTTTACTGTCAGGCTTTCACCAAAGATTACTGTATCGAATAATATG CTGTCACAAGCAACCGAAAGAAGTTACTCAGTGCGGGATCTTGCCAACATTAATTCAGTTTGGGCTTCACTAATCATTGAGGAATGCTTCCGACTTGGCTTGACG TACTTTTGTATAGCTCCGGGATCAAGATCATCTCCACTTGCTATTGCTGCAGCGAGTCATCCTTTGGCTACGTGTATTGCTTGCTTTGATGAGCGTTCACTGGCATTTCATGCTATTGGTTATGCAAGAGGATCTCGGAGACCAGCCATTGTAATAACGACATCAGGCACTGCAGTATCAAATCTTCTTCCTGCG GTTGTTGAGGCCAGCCAAGATTTTATGCCTCTTCTATTACTCACTGCTGACCGTCCTCCGGAGCTGCAGGATGTTGGAGCAAACCAATCAGTCAATCAG GTAAAccattttggttcttttgtgAGGTACTTCTTCAGTCTTCCTGTGCCAAGCGATCATATTCCTGCACGAATGGTACTTACAACACTTGATTCTGCTGTGCATTGGGCGACCTCTGCGCCTCGTGGCCCTGTTCATCTTAACTGTCCTTTTCGGGAACCTCTAGATGGAAGACCAGAGAAGTGGATGCTTAGCTGTTTGAATGGGTTAGATTTTTGGATGGCCAATGTTGAACCATTTACTAAGTATATCCAAGTGCAACATTACCACTCAAACACTGATGCTGCGTGTCGAATGGAAGAGATTTCAAAGTCAATTCAAGCTTCAGACAGAGGGCTTCTATTACTTGGTGCAATCCACTCAGAGGATGACATATGGGCAGTTCTTCTCTTGGCTAAGCACCTTTGTTGGCCTGTTGTAGCCGACATATTATCTGGTTTAAGATTAAGAAGGCTTTCATCTGTGGAGAACATTTTGTTTCTGGATCATCTTGATCATGCTCTGGTCTCAAATTCCTTCAAAAATTGGATGCAGGTTGATGCGGTAATTCAG ATTGGAAGTAAAATTACAAGCAAAAGAGTTTCTCAAATGCTAGAGAATTCCCCCCCACGTTTGTATATCATGGTTGATGAGCATCCATGTCGCCATGACCCATCACACATGATGACGCACAGGATCCAGAGTTCCATTGTTGGATTTGTTGATGTCCTTCTCAGAGGTCACTTTTTATACAAAAGCAGTACATGGAGTGACTATCTACAAGCTCTGAATAATATG GTTGCACGGGAGttatcttttcaaattgatGCTGAACACTCTTTAACTGAACCTCAAGTTGCTCGTGTGATTTCAAAAACACTCTCACCTGCGAAAGCTCTATTTGTTGGAAACAGCATGGTAATTCGGGATATGGACATGTATGGACAGAGTCGGACAAATTTTACTGATAAAGTCACTTCGACATTGCTCAATTCAAGACTGCAGTATCAGCTGATACAGATAGCTGGAAATAGAGGAGCTAGTGGCATTGATGGTTTACTTAGCACAGCCGTTGGCTTTGCTCTTGGTAGCAACAAACAA GTAGTTTGTCTAATCGGTGATGTCTCTTTCCTTCATGATACAAATGGCTTGGCAATTTTGAGCCAAAG AAGGACATCAAGAAAACCGATGACAATTATTGCCATAAACAATCACGGTGGTGCAATTTTCAGTCTCCTTCCTATTGCAAAAAATGCCGATCCTCAAGTGCTGGATAAGTATTTCTACACTTCCCATAACGTCTCAATTAGGGAGCTGTGCCTTGCTCATGG CGTGAAGCATGTCCTGGTGCATGCGAAGAAAGAATTTCAAGATGCTCTAAACAAATCTAACTATGAAAGAATGGATTGTGTCATTGAAGTCCAAAGCGACATTGAAGCAAATGCAGTTACTCACAG TTCTTTGAGAAGTTTTGCTTCACAAGCAGCAAATGGTGCTTTACGTATCCTTATGAAGATTCCTGCACCAGGCACTGTTTCACTTTCACCTCAGTTCCTGGTTTGTGAAATTCTCAGGGTGGAATTCTCCATGTACAG AATTCCGCTAGTGGCACCACCCACTTCAGCTGATCCTGATTGTGATTGTGCAACTTCATACAGAGAGGGCTTTCTGTTGCATTTGTATCTTGAAGATAATATTGTTGGGCTTGGCGAG ATTGCGCCCCTTGAAATTCATGAAGAAAACCTGCAAGATGTAGAAGAGCAGCTTCGGTTTCTCATCCATGTGATGAAAGGAGCTAAGATTAATTATATGCTTCCTACACTTCATGGGTCATATTCTTCTTGGATAAGGAGCGAATTGGGAATTATG CCAAGTTCAATCTTTCCAAGTGTCAGATGTGGTCTGGAAATGGCTATCCTCAATGCCATTGCAGGAAAACAAGATTCTAATTTGTCAAGCATACTTAGTTGCCATACCAATAGAGATGTAGTATCTGAGAAGTCACAGGGTGTCAAGATATGTGCTTTACTTAATCCACATGGGACTCCTGAAGAGGTGGCTCAAGTTGCTAGTATGCTTGTCCAGGAGGGATTTACAGCAATAAAGTTGAAA GTAGCACGCCAGGCAGATCCAATTCAAGATGCTCTTATTATACAGGAAGTGAGAAAGAAGGTTGGGTACAAGATTCAACTCCGTGCAGATGCCAATAGGAAGTGGACTTATGAAGAAGCAATCCGATTTTCCTCTTCTGTTAAAAACTGTGATTTGCAGTATATTGAG GAACCTGTCCAAGATGAACATGATATTGTAAAGTTCTGCGAAGAGAGTGGATTATCTGTTGCTCTGGATGAGACTATTGATAACTGTCGACATGACCCTCTCAAAATGCTTGCAAATCATGTTCACCCAGGAATAGTTGCTGTT GTCCTTAAACCAAGTGTGCTTGGTGGATTTGAAACCTCAGCTATGGTTGCTCGGTGGGCTCAGCATCAGGAGAAGATGGCCGTCGTAAGCTCTACATTCGAAAGTGGTGTGGGTTTATCGGCGTACATTTTGTTTTCCCATTATATTgatctacatcaagcaaagttATTCAAAACAAGGAGCCACAAAGTTGATCCACCCATAGCACATGGTCTTGGGACTTATCAGTGGCTCAAAGATGATGTGACAACTGATCCTCTGAAGATTTCTCATCATCCGAATAGTGAGTGTGTAGAAGCAAATATAGCTGATGCTAGTAGACTGCTTCAGAATTTTCAGGTCAATCACAAGGTCATGGTTAGAAAATCTACTGATGAGGAAGTCCGTAGATACAACTTGATGGTGAAATTGAAGGGCAATCAGTATTCAATCAATGCGATCGAAGTTGGGCATGAAACT CAGGACAATGTACTTGTGTTCCTTCACGGTTTTCTAGGAACTTGTGAAGAATGGATACCAATAATGAAGGCCATTTCAGGAACAGCGAGATGCATTTCTATTGACCTTCCTGGCCACGGGAATTCAGTTGGCCAATCACATGCGACTGAAGAAGCAGCTGAGACACCAAGACTGTCTATTGAGATTATTGCAGATGTGTTACACAACGTACTACAACAGATAACTTCTAAGaagattattcttattggataTTCGATGGGAGCAAGGATATCATTGTATATGACCTTAAAATTTACTGACAAG ATTAAAGGAGCCACGATTATATCCGGAAGCCCTGGGTTGAAGAATGCCAGTGAAAGAAAAGTTCGCCGTGCTAAAGATGACAACAGAGCGCAAATTCTTGTTACATATGGCTTACCAGTCTTTCTTGATTCTTGGTATGAAGGAGAGCTGTGGAAGAG CTTAAGGAGCCATCCACATTTTCAGAAGATAGTTTCGAGCCGCTTACGGCACAATGATGTACATGGTCTTGCAAAAGCTCTATCCGATTTGAGCATTGGGAGGCAACC GTCACTTTGGGAAGACTTAAAGCACAGTGAGACTCCTCTTTTGCTTGTTGTGGGGGAAAGCGATGCGAAGTTCAAGGCAATTGCTCGAAAAATGTTTGATGAATTTGGCTGCAACAGAGAAGTCTGGGATGGCTCAGGCTCGCCAGATTCTAGCTGTGAGATCTTTGAAGTTCCTGGGAGTGGGCATGCTGCTCATTTGGAGAACCCTCTTGCCGTTGCTCGGGCATTGAGAAAGTTCTTGACAAGAGTAAATAAAGAGTTCATAGACTAA